TCACCGAATCTAGAGGAGGAATAAATCCTTTAGGTCCATTGCGTCACTTTTTTTCTCATGGGGCCAACTAAGCCCTGTCACAGTTTCCATCAGGTTACTCCAGCTCATGGACATCTCCTTCATATAGTACGAGTCTTGTTAGGCGCTAATACTAGGCCGTGACAGATTAACCTTTAGGCCTTGATTACTTCGTATTATGCATCAGTCTTACATGTTTGAGTGCTGGCAAGTTATTCACACGCTGAGAAGGCCGCTGTttgacagccttggcacACTCTCCAAACCCGGCTCTCCCGAAGGGGATCTTCTTAGAGGCGAGGTTGCAAAAGTGCCTTTTTCATATGCATGCAAGTCTTGTCGTATTGTGCTCACATATACTTGCTTGACGCAACCTCCTGCAAGGTACCGTGCCGAGCCCAAtacggcggcggcgataCGAACTCGGCTTCACTTTTCGTCTTGGGGCTAGAGAGAAACCATAGATATTTTAGCGCGATGGCATTCAAGCTTACTTGCATGCGTCGTTTCAGACATGGGTGGCTTCATAGCTTGTGATCTTTATCTCTACCTCCAACCAAATGTATGGATTGTTCGGATGAACCCCCACGATCCATACTCGTGGAGATCTGGTGACGGAATTGCTGTGAGTTGATTGGCAAAGCGTCTTATGCAGAGGTGATGCGCCAAATGTCCAAGACTCAGTACCGGTTCCGAGTTGGTAGCCTTGAAGCCAAACCAGCACAGCATCCGAGCGACACTGCGATTTGAGGCCGACAAACTACCAGTGATATGTCTTAAGATATCCACTTCAGTTATATTCCACTAAGCTCGCCCTTGGGCTTCGAAACGGGGAGTCTTCAGCGAGGTGGGACAGTGACGCAGATGCTGCAGGGCCATCAGCCAATCTCTGAGCAGCAAGATGTCGTGCGATAAACGAGCATAGATAAACATGAGCACGGCATGAACGTTCTCGTCTGAAATTGGGGTTCTAATCAAAGATTCCTCCGAAATACGAGGCCCTTCAGGTGGGCATCGACAGGCTCATTGCATTGTTCGACATCAAGAAGACTACCTAGATAGCATTCAGACCCCATCTTAAGCAAAGCATACGCATTTAAGCATTATTCAAGAGGTTCCATTTGGAGGAGCTCAACTTCATCCTTGCGACGTCAATCGCGGAGTGTCATCGGAGTTCGGAGCCGGCTCCCGGGGCCTCACCCGTCAGCGGCCCGTTATCGGCCACCCGACGCCACGACCTGCGGTGTTACATGAAGACAGATATTGGCTTACGCCTCAATTTTATCATGATGATTGTAAGACGAGAGTCTAGCAGCTTCGTTGGAAGCCGCGTAGTCGTGCTTCGACTACACTCAAGGCGACATGGGGGTATATAGGTTAGGGCCCAGGGGACATGAGGATTGATGTTATCGCATCTCATTCGAGGTACCCATTCGTTTACTTGTCCATTATGAAGGTCTTTGGGGCATTTGCATTGGCCACCCTCGTCTGCAGAAGTGCTGGGCGTCCAGAAAAACGGGTGCTACTCGCGAGATCTGAAGGGACTGGGAAGCATGTTAAGCGTCAATCAGATGGTCGATGCGGAACTGGCTTTGACACCGTCTGCGCTGAGGATGAGTGTTGCTCAAATTCCGGGTAAGTCTGCAAactctcaacaccaaggaaATGCTAAATGTGGCAGCTGGTGTGGAACTGGATACCTCTACTGCTCGGCTCCAGCGTGTCAGATTGAGTACGGTCCAGCCTGCGATGCAAATGTGCGTCCCAATGGCCCCGACACTATCAATATCGCTCGACCCAAGATTGGAGACATTCCTTACGGTGAAGCCATCAATCGGTGTAGTCGAAATGGCGATATTGCGTTGACGTACGATGATGGGCCGTTCACGTACACAGAAGATCTGCTCGATCTCCTCCAGGTGAGTAACCCTCCCACAGACCATCCGCCTCTAACATGTCTAGGAATACAACGCTAAAGCGACCTTCTACATCACTGGAAGAAACCTCGGCAAAGGAGCTATCAACGACCCAGACACAGCATGGCCTGCTCTCATTAGACGAATGATCAGAGACGGCCACCAGATCGCCAGTCATACATggtctcatcaacgcctcACGACGTTGAGCAGGTCCAAGTTCTGGAACCAGATAATCTACAATGAGATTGCTCTCGCCGACATCTTGGGATACTTTCCAACGTACATGCGACCGCCGTACTCGGCCAGCAATGAAGATACCAATGCTtggcttgatgagcttggctATCACATTACCTACTTTAACCTCGACACTGAGGGATACCTCCATGATAGTCCCAACATGATTGCTGCGTCCAAGGCCATCTGGGATAATACTGTCGAGGGCAAAGACCCCGAAACCAATAGGTGGCTACACATCGATCACGACCCCGTCTACCAGACAGTCTACAACCTCACCGAGCACATGCTGCAATCCATCCAAAGCAACGGCTTCAGAGCTGTCACAGTAGGCGAGTGTCTCCAAGACCCAAAAGACAACTGGTACCGCAAGGTAGGCAATCAACCGACGAGCAATGACCCCAGCTcagagctcctccagcttcccACCGACGACTAACGGTCGCTGCGGCTCACGATACGGTGAAGCGACGTGTCGCCACGAGCCCCTCAGCGAGACTTGCTGCTCTCGGGCAGGATGGTGCGGTTCGACAGAGGAGCATTGTGGAAGGGGATGTCAGCCTGTGTTTGGGACCTGCAACGACACACCTGAGCCGGGGACTTAGGAGGCCGAATGACAGCGGAACAAGCGGCATCGCTGTGAAGGATCAGTGCAACATGTCAGCCAGGGTTTTGGAACGAGCGGATCTGACAGGCACATTTTCTATATCTATGCTGTTGGTTGGAAGTAATAACCTAATATTATTCCCGAGAATCTCCATGCACATTATCTTGAATGTTGATCCCAAAGAGGATTCCCTGTGCTTACACTCAGACATTGAATTCTCGCTTCCGATATTTGGGCATTGACTCTCCCCGGGAGTAATCACGCCGACTGATGCATGAGACAGGGGTATGCCAATCTTAGAGTCCAGACCCTCAGGGGCAACGGCGCCACCAAAAATGCTTGTTATTAGCTGGGTCTACAGCTTCAGGATGCCCGTTTCGAGACGGGATGGCTTGAACTTTGACCTGAATGTCCAATGTCATCAGGTCTAAGCTTCACGCCAATGTCTACCCTTCACCACCTTAATATCCATGGACAAATCATCAGAGTCCAGCATCACTCTGGCGATTTCAGCTCCTGTGTGGCTTGCCTCCACATCCCCACTAGCTCAAGGCTCATTTGAAGACGGTCGGCAGTCGGCAACTCCATGACAACGGAAACATGTCTTTGACGTGGCTTCTATTGGCTGGTTTACTACCCATCCCCGTAGTTTCAGGCTGTGATCGGCAGGgcgccgtctttgccaagggcGAAAAGCAGAAACATTGGACGCCGAGAGACGCATTCTTGGGAGGTGGTAGAGACATGTACGAGACACGAAAACATTGCACTTTGTGTTTTGGTGTGTCAATGTGCAAACGGTTCCTGAACTGCCGCACTTTGAGCCTCTCCTATTCTCCCATAGGGCTGATGACAACGCTCATCAACACCCAAAAGCGGTATAAAGTGTGAGGCTGCATGCAGGACTGTGGCTGCCCCTGAGGCAGACAGCGTAAATGAACCAAACGACATTCAGCCTTGGGTTGATCCGACTCGGGATAAGCGCTAGCGTCGTGTGGTTCTGTGGAAATTGTCGAGAATAGGACCAGGGTGTAGCGTCCCGCTGGGCTGAGGATGGTCTGGGGAAGGGATACCAGTGTCTTGGCCGGGGATGTGGACTGGTACATAAGAGAAGCTGTCTCCCTTCTTGATCCAGATCTCTATCCTCAACCATCCTCTCGCTCAAAGTCTCTCGCTCTACAATTCTTCTTCCATCCAAGATGCAGTCCAAGatcgtcctcgtctccctcctGGCTTCGGCCGTCTCTGCCCAGGGCAACTTCATGGCCCACCCCCAGATGAAGCGCGACCTCCTCGCCCCCCGTGCCACCGACTCTGTCGCCGGCCTCGATAAGGAGTGCCaggaggccatcatggaggTCTACAAGACCCTCCCCACTCCCGCCCCCGAGATCGTCAAGGACCTCACCGAGCACCCCCAGACCAACCCCTGCTCCTTCAGCACTCCCGCCTCTCTCTCCAAGGAGTACGCCAGCTACAGCTCCGAGGTTCTCGGCTGGTACTCCAAgaacgaggccgagatcAAGTCGGCCCTCGAGGAGTGCCCTGCCCTCTCCAAGTACGCCAACGCCGTCCCCATCTGCTccgatgccgccgccgctggtggtgacaagaccaaggccgccgaggccaccaagacTGCTGAGGAGACCGAGGCTGAGACTGCTGCCACCGAGTCTGGTGCTTCCAAGCCCAGCGGCTCTGCTTCTGCCGAGTCTGCCAGcgatgctgctgctactcCCACCACTTCCTCCCCCGCCCAGGCCACCAACGGTGCTGCCCGCGAGGGTGGCATGATCTacgctgccgccgctgtTGCCGGTATCGTCGTTGCTGCTCTGTAAATATCGCTCGAACAGCTTGGTGGATGTCTGTTACATTGAAGGTTAATTGGGTGATACCTTGCCTGCTTGCCTATTAGCATTTTTAATTGAACATTGCGAGCGATCATTGTCCTCGAACCCAATTTAAGCTTCCTTGTCGTGAAATTACAGCCCTACCGGGCATGAACCTTGTTCCCAAAGTTACCAAGTTGGTAAATTAACTCTTGGCAAACCGCTTTGTTGGGTGCAACCAACACGTTACACGTCCTTGTGGGTGACATGCAGGGACCTAGCCGCAAATAGATGTTTGAAGTTCATGAAAGAGTCATCGGGCACAGATCATGCGAACAACACCCTCCAGCTAGTTAGTCCTTTATAGGCATCTTTGTTTGATGTCTGTATGGCGCTGCCAAGATGCTTCTACCTTATCCCTCGGATGGTTTCTTTGATGAAACATAATCACATGGGAGTCAACGCTCGGGCAAACAGACCGTGATTAACCCTGTAGGTTTCTACATAAAGAGCGCGTGGATCCTCAGTCAGACATGTCAACAAtctcacctcctccactTCTCTCTCCACCGTCATCATGGAACATTCTCAAGCTGGTTTCGCTGACAAGGTCGGCCGAGGTGTTGCAAAGGGAGTCTCTTTTGCTCTTGGAAAGTGGAAGCAGCTTCTCTTCACCTACACCTTTACTACCATTGTCGGCATCGCCCTTCTCTACATGCACACCGGTATGTCTCCCACTCCTCATAAACGGTCTTATACTAACACTCTTTAGAACATGAAGCTTCTCTCGTCAAGCGAAGCTGGGGAGGTTTTGATGAACGTCCCATGACAGAAAAGTGCTATCGCCAGGAGCGCACCGCCATGCTCCTCTCCCTATTCCTCGGTCTTTTGGGTGTTGACCAGTTCTATGCTCACCACTGGCCccttgccatcttcaagtTCTTCACTCTCGGCGGACTGGGCACCTGGGCCTTTATCGACATGATTCTCTGGATCGTGGGTGGTGTTTACGGCACCCCTGGATGTCCTGGGGGAAGCTCCAAGGGATGGCAGTATTGAGGTACTCTGTGTTGGTGTGTTGTGCCTAGTAGAGTAGCATTAAATGACCTGAAATCCGAGACATGAATTCCAGTGTGACAATACCGTCATCTGCCTGTTTGTAGTGTCACTATCCGTTTTACTCCGCAAATCAAGACCTGCCGCGTTTGCCATGGGAATCATGAAACCGCATTAATCAAGGCAGCAATCAGGCACGACACGTTTCCTTCGCCCGACTGTTAAAGATTAATATCAAGGCCTAAATCGGGCTGTTATGTCGTGGACGTAGTATCACCGTAGAGTTGGAcagttggtgatggcctcactTGTGCAAGAGTTAGAATGAGGGGTCAAATTAAACACAAGCATGTGTTGCCCAAGGCGCAGCCACCTCCACTTCTTTATCTTGATCCTCACGCCTCGTACATGAtgcttcttcagctcgtTAAATATCCCGGGGTTTGGCAAATACCTAGAGCCCGAGTCAAACGCCGGCGTAGGCTCACAAGAAGTGATGATTGCCCTCTACCACGCTAGCCGTTGGGCTAACCAACGCTCGGGGTCCTGCCAAGATATGGCTTCACACGGCCGTCAGAGAGCTACCTTAGCTAGCATTCAACTGGGCTGAGCGACATTAACCGAGTAGACCTCATTTCACCTTGTAATCACAAACGCCAACGAACAAGTGTTAAATGAGACATTCGGAGCACGTGGACCATAACCCAGCGTGACCATGTGAATAACCTCATGTCCACATCCCATGACACACACAACGCACACACAAACTGACAATATTTCTCATTATACTCATTGATGCCATGGCAACCCTGACGAAAAATGAACCAAACCTTTTCTACACCAGCCATCTAAGCACCATTGCTCGTAAACACAATGACCAGCCCCtactcgtcatcctcgtcgtccgaatccgtctcctcctcctcggcatcctcaccATTAACGCCCTCCTTTGTCTCAGCGCCGttctccagcttcaaccACTCCTCCCACTCGGGGAAGAgatcctcgtcctctccgGGCACGCCGATCAGCTTGGCTACCCGtcccttcttgttcttctccagaTTCTCCTGCCACTCCTTCACCACAGGTACAGTAAGGCTGGGCTGGTAGGTTTGCGAGAAGAGAACGGCCTCGGCAAGTCGGCCGGTCTTGGTGAGAATCTGAGTGCAGGCCTCGATATCACCGAGCAGCCAGCGGCATGAGAAGGCGACGTTGTGCGCGCCAGCCTCTTCCGCCTGAGTGGCCAGAGCAGTGAGGCCATCACGGTCACCTGTTGACGAgtgcagaagcagcagagagCCAAGGTCCTTGGCGTGGGTGAAGCACTCGGCAGCGAGAGCAACGTCCCAAGCTGCCAgagcagcatctccaacagTCTTCCACTTGTGGTCGGCATCGGCCTCACGAGCAAGCTCAAGCGCAATGGCGAGCTCGTTGagagcaagagcaagctCAAACTTGTGCTCAGGGTCAGTCGCCACCTCCAGAGCAAGCTCCTTGTGGCCCTGGCCTTCTAGGAATCGCGcgatcttgttgagctgGTCTTCGGGAATCGTCGGTAGCAGCTCAGCAGCCGTCTCCATATCCTCTCGGAGGACAAGAGTCTGGTACTCGAGCACAGGAAGAGACAGGCCAAACGAGGTAACACCGACATCCTTGTCAGCGAGGTAGATTCGGGAGTCGCGCTGGATGTAGCCCAGGATGTACATGGGCTTGTCAAAGTGGGAGACGGTGTAGGTCTGGTCACCGACGAGGTAGTTGAGTCGGTTGGTGCTGTTTGTGTAGATGAAGCAGTCGCCAATCCACTCGCCAGTTCGTACGCTGTCTGGTTAGCAGAGTCATACTCGGGTCTGAAGAACACTTACGTTTCGCTAATGTCAGTGATAACCTCAAAGGCCGCCTcgacaccatcctcctcgacaagaccGGCTTGCACGGCCTCGACGTAGTTCTCTCGAGAGAAGCGCAGCACGTAAAAGGTATCCTCGCAGGCAATCGTCACCAGCTCTCCGCTATCGGACCAGTAGACCTGCTTGGGCTCAACCTCAATTCTTCGCACAAGGCCACCAGTCGCCCAGTCAAAGAAGGACACGCCACCCTGGCCGGTgacaccaagaagaacaccACCGTGGAGTCTCTCAGCCTGGAAGCCGACATCAAGACCGCCGCTCTTCTCGACAAAGTTCTTGAAGATCTTGACGCTCATGGCAGACTCGCGGATAGCAAAGTCGTTGCTGTTCTCCTTGGATGCCCAGACAAAGTCGAGAGCAGAGCCAAAGGCCTTGTTTCGCCAAGCGAGGGCAGTGTAGATGATGTACTCGCCATCACCGCACACAGCAACGAAGCGGCCGTTGGGGGAGTGGATGAGTGTTTGGGGGTACACTTCGCAGGTACCGAGATCCTTGGTGGGGAGGGAGATGGGCTCGTTGTCCTTGATAGAGGCATCTGCTGCCGTTAGCATTGATCTCGACACACCTCAGGTATACATACCTCCtcccttgatgatggcagaGACAACCTCGTTGTGGCGAGCCCAGATAAGCTTGCCGGAAGCATCCATAGACACAGCAGGCTCCTCACGACCAAGCTTGACAACAACCGCACCATCGTCGAAACCCACAGCAACACCCTGCTTGCCCTTCTGATACGAGACACACCAAGCTCGCTCCAGGCTGTAGTTGAGCGACTGCTCGAATCGGTAGGTGTTGGCGTGCCATATCCTTATCGTGCCGTCCTCGGAGCCGGAAATGATGACGGGCAGTTCGGGGTGGTAGCAGGCAAACGAGACGTTGTTGGTGTGGCCCTCGAGGGTAGCAATCAGAGACTTGGTGGTGTAATCCCAAATCTTGACGGTTCGGTCGTCCGAGGTGGTAAGGAGATAGGGCTTGTCGGAATGAGGATAGTAATCGACATGGTTCACTCCCTTTGTCTCGTGAGCCTCAAGGGTAAAGTTGGGAGTGGAGGAACCGAGGCTCCAGATCTTGACTGTCCGGTCGAGACAGGCAGAAGCAAAGGTGTTTGTgtccttggggttgatggcAAGACCCATGACGTAGTGACCATGACCCTCAAAGACCTGAACACACTTCCAACCCTTCTCCCAGTCCCACAGCTTAATGGTCATGTCATCTGAGGCAGTCAGGACAAATGGCTGAGTGGGGTGAATCGCAATCGCTCGGATGTAGTCGGGGTGCGCCTCGAACGAAGTGATCTTCTCGGAGGTGTTGTAGTTGTAGACACGCAGTTGGAAGTCATCGGAACCGCAGACAATCCAGTTTTTCCTGGCGACGAATCGACCGGCGCGAACGGGGACATCGGTGAGCTCGAACGTCTTGACGATCTGCTGGGTCTCGTAGGACCAGATGTAGACGTGGCCTGAACTGTCAGCTGCGGGCAAGTCAAACAGCCAAGTAGAGCTTACCGCTGTAGAGGGTTGTGAGGATCCATGGTTCATGAGGATGAAAGTCAATGCCCTTGACTCGCTCGCTGCGAGCATAGAGCTGGCGCTGGATTGCGAAACGTGTCAGCTCAGATCGCAGGTTGAGGAgtcaagaccaagctcaGATAGCAATGAAGATTGCCACGGCTTGACTCTGGCGCACGGAAGCAGTCACGAGACTGACCTTGACGTCTAACTTCATCTTGTCGGGTGTCGCTGTGCGTTGGCGCAGAGTTGAAGATGCAAGCTGGCCAGCAAGGGCGGTGATGTCCAAGTAGTGGGGTTAGTGGCAGGAATCCCTGGAGGAGACGACCATGCGGCGGGAGGTTGTCGCAAAGTCAAGTCGAGGCTGCAAAGGAAAAGGACACTGTACGGGGGGCAGTCAATCCGGCTGCTAATCGTCAATCGTGGTATCTTGCAGCAGCTCGGAGCTCTGTTGCACATGAATCTCGAGCTCTCGAAATGTGTCCTGCGGCTCTTGCCAGGCTGGCCATGAGGTTTTGGCCTGAAGTGTCAGGCCCCCACATCCCTCTGCAGGGGGTGACCCAGAAAAGGGGGTCTGTAGGGTAGGTGTCACCAGCAACATTGAAGAGGACAGCAGGACAGCATCATGATTGGGAATGATGCTTCCAATGGATGGGTTTTATTGGAGAATGTTGTTATTTCTTCATCTCAGTCTGCTAATAACTTGTTTACATCGAGCATTGACCTTTGTTGTGTAGTCCACAAGTCATCTCGGTTATGTTACCTCTTGGATATCGTCAACTTATCACGGGCTGCCTCTCAGAACCTCACTGTCAGGCACGATTCATGTTGAAACTGTCACTCAGTCAACTCGATTGTACGGACCAGGTGGAGCTTCTATTTACAGATCAACTCCATACTACGTACAGACACCATCGTGCATACGGCTGCATCTTGCGACTGTCGGCATCCTATTTACAGCAACATTAGTGCCATTCTTGAAATGCTTATTCAGTTCCAAGAAAACCAGCCAAGATCAGTTTCGACACGCGTCTTGATTCGTATCTTGAACCAGTGCAGTGTGGCTGTACTCCTCACTTAACAATCATTGTACACCCTTGCCCTGTCTCTTGGGCTCTCGAATTGGGCAGCGTAAACCCAAAGGCCAGCAGCGCATAGTTGCACGAATAATTAGCCTCGCTTCCCATCTCATTTGCCCCTTTTGAACTTGGCTGAATTTCAGGTCAGTCACTCGCTTCAGATCAACACAGCCGCGGCCTCGAGGCTTCAAGTGTTCCAGACCTTCCCCACAGTCTGCCGTCCGCCACCCGAGACTCTAGCACTGTGTTTCTGCGCTGGCTGCACCAACCCTTCAGCGCCTCCACAGCCCCAGCCACAGTGCGAACATCCCCATTACTCAGGTCCACTCCACTGCCACCCAACCCAAGCCGCAATCTGATGGGCCCTGGATTTCATCACTATCCCTTTCTCCCATCCCCCGTATCTCTCGCTGTTTCGCCTCCCTCCTCGATACAAGCCTCCGTCTGTATTGATTTCAaccccttccccttcccctttCCCTTTCCTCGTCGCAACATCTCCTTCGCTTCGTCGATTCGCGATCCTACCTCGACCGAAAGCGGCTGGACCACGCTCTCTCCTTCGCATGCGGGGTTACAAATCATCGACCTGTTGAACCTCGTCTGCcacgccatcaccatctttgcTTGCTCAGGAGTTTGTCAGCGAGCAGCGCTGCCCATCGCTTAAATCTTTGTTTGCGATCTCTTGGATCCTCGAACCGGCTTCATCGATCGGGCGCATTTGATCTCTTGCAAATACCGCGTCGGTCGCAATCATGTCGTGGAAACTCACCAAGAGTATGTCACGTTCCTAATTCTTGGTACAAAGCTGACATCTATCAGAGTTGAAGGAGACCCATCTGGGCCCTTTGAGCGCCTTTGCCCGATCGCCGTCCACCTCGACCATCacagacaaggacaaggaaggACAGGCTAGCGGAGCCGTCACTCCCACCACCGAGAGTGCCATAGGtgagcagaagcagaagaggcTTGCCAGTCGATAACTGACTTGAATAGCCGCCTCCGAGGCCATGTCCCAAGCTCCAGTCAAGCCCCTCAAGCCCGGTATCCTCGTCGTCACACTCTACGAAGGCCAAGGCTTTTCCCTCCCCGAGCAGCATCGAAGCACCTTTGCTTCATCACACCAAGGATCGCTATCCTCCGGAAATGCCCTTAACATGGCAGGTTCCGTTAGACCCGGATCGTCGCAGCGCGTCGCAGGTTCCTTTGTCAACGGCTCTAGCCGACCACACTCTTCTGCTGGCGGCTTCGGCTCCCTCCCCACCAACCACGGCCGAATCTCTGGCAAGTACATGCCCTACGCTCTCCTCGATTTCGACAAGCTTCAGGTCTTTGTCAACTCGGTCGATGGAAAGCCCGAGAACCCTCTGTGGGCTGGCGACAACACTCAGTACAAGTTTGACGTTTCAAGAGTGACGGAGCTCGTCATCCACCTGTACCTGCGTAACCCCTCCGCTCCAGGAACCCGAAGCCAGGATATTTTCCTGGGTGTAGCGCGCATCAACCCTCGCTTCGAGGAACGACAACACCGTGGTGAAGACTCCAAGAGCAGCAAGAAGGACCGTgagaaggctgctgctgagcatAAGGAAGGCCACAGCGGTGTTGAGTGGGTTGACGTGCAATACGGCACCGGCAGAATCAAGATCGGCGTCGAGTACGTCGAGACCCGGGCAGGTaagctcgaggttgaagactttgagctcctcaaagtTGTCGGCAAGGGCAGCTTTGGCAAGGTCATGCAGGTGCGCAAGAAGGACACAGCCCGAATCTACGCCCTCAAGACGATCCGCAAGGCGCACATCATCTCTCGATCCGAAGTCGCCCACACCCTCGCCGAACGATCTGTGCTGGCGCAGATCAACAACCCCTTCATCGTTCCCCTCAAGTTTAGTTTCCAGTCCCCCGAGAAGCTGTACTTTGTCCTCGCTTTTGTCAATGGAGGTGAGCTGttccaccatctccagaAGGAGCACAGATTCGACGTCAACCGATCCCGCTTCTACACGGCTGAGCTTCTCTGCGCCCTGGAGTGTCTTCACGGCTTCAACGTCATCTACCGCGATCTCAAGCCCGAGAACATTCTTCTGGATTACCAAGGCCATATCGCCCTGTGCGACTTTGGTCTCTGCAAGCTCGACATgaaggacgaggaccgaACTAACACCTTCTGCGGTACCCCCGAGTACCTTGCGCCTGAGCTTCTGATGGGCCAGGGCTACAACAAGACTGTCGATTGGTGGACCCTCGGCGTCCTTCTCTACGAGATGTTGACAGGCCTGCCACCATTCTACGACGAGAATACTAATGAGATGTATCGCAAGATTCTGTCAGAGCCTCTGCACTTTTCCGATGTGGTTCCTCCCGCGGCCAAGGATCTCTTGACCAAGCTTCTGAACCGCAACCCTGAGGAGCGATTGGGTGCCAACGGCTcggccgagatcaaggcgCATCCCTTCTTCCATGCTATCGACTGGCGCAAGCTGCTCCAGCGCAAGTATGAGCCTACGTTCAAGCCCAATGTGGTATGTAGCCCTGCTCTCGTTGACCCTACCTTTGCTGACTGACATTTCTAGACGGACGCTCTCGACACGGCCAACTTTGACCCCGAATTCACATCAGAAGCCCCTCAAGATTCTTACGTCGAGGGCCCAATGCTTTCCGAGACGATGCAGAACCAATTCCAAGGATTCAGCTACAACCGTCCGATTGCCGGCCTGGGAGACGCGGGCGGTAGTGTCAAGGATCCATCTTTTGTTGGAAGCCTGACAGGTAACCGATAGATGATTGCTGTAGACTAGGGTTGGAGTTGCAGGAGGGGACATAGACAGCGAGCAGGCTCGAGTCTGGGATATACCCTTCACTCAGAGACCGGCAGGCCACAAGGTGCCGTTCTTACTTGAGCCAGATAGCTGAGGGCAGACATGCTGCCAAGGGAAACACGTGTGGCCATGACAAGCAACCTAGGAGACCTGAGGAGCCTAGAGAATGATGTAGATAAGAAAGCCTTGCTTTGGCGCTTTGGAGTTAGTGATATATTTGTGAAGTTTACTTCTGTGACCTAGTGAGACTGTGGACACATTGCCAAGGCCCTCCGTCAGATGGACCATGAGCGATTTCTATGATGGGATATCATGACCAGCCGAGTCACGAATTTTCTCAACCATGCGGGCCAATGGTGTTCGGCGATGTTTCCGAGGAAACCTGCAGCGGCAAAGCAGACCGGCGAGTCACCGCGGTGTGTCAGGTTATTGTGAATCGCGCTACTGTAGCTACCGGTAGCGCGGTGGATGGGGGTGATGGGCTCTGGATTTATTGCCGGAACTGGTATTCGGACCTGTGACGGAGGTCGGTCGGCGATGAAgccggggaggaggatcgaGGCCGAAGAGGTGCCGTGATGCTCTGACTGTGCCATGTTCTGACCGTGACCTGCTGGATGATACTCTCACTGATTATGGAGACATGACGAAAGTAATCAGAGCGTCA
This genomic interval from Fusarium keratoplasticum isolate Fu6.1 chromosome 9, whole genome shotgun sequence contains the following:
- a CDS encoding Carbohydrate esterase family 4, with the translated sequence MKVFGAFALATLVCRSAGRPEKRVLLARSEGTGKHVKRQSDGRCGTGFDTVCAEDECCSNSGWCGTGYLYCSAPACQIEYGPACDANVRPNGPDTINIARPKIGDIPYGEAINRCSRNGDIALTYDDGPFTYTEDLLDLLQEYNAKATFYITGRNLGKGAINDPDTAWPALIRRMIRDGHQIASHTWSHQRLTTLSRSKFWNQIIYNEIALADILGYFPTYMRPPYSASNEDTNAWLDELGYHITYFNLDTEGYLHDSPNMIAASKAIWDNTVEGKDPETNRWLHIDHDPVYQTVYNLTEHMLQSIQSNGFRAVTVGECLQDPKDNWYRKVGNQPTSNDPSSELLQLPTDD
- a CDS encoding Coatomer subunit beta'; translation: MKLDVKRQLYARSERVKGIDFHPHEPWILTTLYSGHVYIWSYETQQIVKTFELTDVPVRAGRFVARKNWIVCGSDDFQLRVYNYNTSEKITSFEAHPDYIRAIAIHPTQPFVLTASDDMTIKLWDWEKGWKCVQVFEGHGHYVMGLAINPKDTNTFASACLDRTVKIWSLGSSTPNFTLEAHETKGVNHVDYYPHSDKPYLLTTSDDRTVKIWDYTTKSLIATLEGHTNNVSFACYHPELPVIISGSEDGTIRIWHANTYRFEQSLNYSLERAWCVSYQKGKQGVAVGFDDGAVVVKLGREEPAVSMDASGKLIWARHNEVVSAIIKGGDASIKDNEPISLPTKDLGTCEVYPQTLIHSPNGRFVAVCGDGEYIIYTALAWRNKAFGSALDFVWASKENSNDFAIRESAMSVKIFKNFVEKSGGLDVGFQAERLHGGVLLGVTGQGGVSFFDWATGGLVRRIEVEPKQVYWSDSGELVTIACEDTFYVLRFSRENYVEAVQAGLVEEDGVEAAFEVITDISETVRTGEWIGDCFIYTNSTNRLNYLVGDQTYTVSHFDKPMYILGYIQRDSRIYLADKDVGVTSFGLSLPVLEYQTLVLREDMETAAELLPTIPEDQLNKIARFLEGQGHKELALEVATDPEHKFELALALNELAIALELAREADADHKWKTVGDAALAAWDVALAAECFTHAKDLGSLLLLHSSTGDRDGLTALATQAEEAGAHNVAFSCRWLLGDIEACTQILTKTGRLAEAVLFSQTYQPSLTVPVVKEWQENLEKNKKGRVAKLIGVPGEDEDLFPEWEEWLKLENGAETKEGVNGEDAEEEETDSDDEDDE
- a CDS encoding TM2 domain-containing protein, translated to MEHSQAGFADKVGRGVAKGVSFALGKWKQLLFTYTFTTIVGIALLYMHTEHEASLVKRSWGGFDERPMTEKCYRQERTAMLLSLFLGLLGVDQFYAHHWPLAIFKFFTLGGLGTWAFIDMILWIVGGVYGTPGCPGGSSKGWQY